In Deferribacter desulfuricans SSM1, the following are encoded in one genomic region:
- the ffh gene encoding signal recognition particle protein — protein MFATLHDKLNAVFKKIKGQAKITEDNIKDAVKQVRLALLEADVNYKVVKKFISAVQEKALGEEVLKSLTPDQVFIKIVHDELVNVLGGDDQSTKIKLNPIPPTKIMLVGLQGSGKTTTAGKLAKYFQKNGKDVLLVADDIYRPAAIDQLEILGKQLKVDVFSKRDEQDAVKIAKEAVQHAKSAAKDVVIIDTAGRLHIDETLMEELKNIKEAINPDEILFVADAMTGQDAVNVAKTFNEMLDITGVILTKLDGDARGGAALSIREVTGKPLKFVGTGEKLDAFEPFYPDRMASRILGMGDIVTLVEMAQDAIEEDEAEKLATKIQKKGLDFNDMLQQMKMIKKMGSFESILKLLPGFSGLGNIDVDESNFKRIEAIINSMTPLERTNYKILNASRKRRIAKGSGTSVSEVNKLIQQLQQMNKMMKKFKKQFSGKDKIDKNMLKNLFR, from the coding sequence ATGTTTGCTACACTGCATGATAAGTTGAATGCCGTCTTTAAAAAGATAAAAGGACAGGCAAAAATAACTGAAGATAATATAAAAGATGCTGTAAAACAAGTAAGGTTAGCCCTTCTTGAAGCCGATGTTAACTATAAAGTAGTCAAAAAATTTATATCCGCTGTCCAAGAAAAAGCCCTTGGCGAAGAAGTACTTAAAAGTTTAACCCCTGACCAAGTTTTCATAAAAATAGTTCACGACGAATTAGTAAATGTTTTAGGTGGTGACGACCAATCCACCAAAATAAAGCTCAACCCTATCCCTCCCACAAAAATCATGCTTGTTGGTCTTCAAGGTTCTGGTAAAACCACCACTGCAGGTAAATTGGCTAAATATTTCCAAAAAAATGGCAAAGATGTCTTATTGGTTGCTGATGATATTTATAGACCTGCAGCAATTGACCAGTTAGAGATTTTAGGTAAACAACTAAAAGTTGATGTTTTTTCTAAAAGGGATGAGCAAGACGCTGTAAAGATAGCAAAAGAAGCAGTACAACATGCTAAGTCTGCTGCCAAAGATGTAGTGATTATAGACACCGCTGGCCGCCTTCACATAGATGAAACATTGATGGAAGAACTCAAAAATATCAAAGAAGCTATAAATCCTGATGAAATTCTGTTTGTAGCTGATGCCATGACTGGCCAGGACGCTGTTAATGTAGCAAAAACATTTAATGAAATGTTAGATATAACTGGTGTCATTCTCACAAAGTTAGATGGTGATGCAAGGGGTGGTGCTGCATTATCTATCAGAGAAGTTACTGGTAAACCATTAAAATTTGTTGGTACTGGTGAAAAATTAGATGCTTTTGAGCCTTTTTATCCTGACAGGATGGCATCCAGAATTTTGGGGATGGGTGATATCGTAACACTTGTGGAAATGGCTCAGGACGCAATAGAAGAGGATGAAGCAGAAAAATTAGCCACAAAAATACAGAAAAAAGGACTTGACTTTAACGATATGCTTCAACAAATGAAAATGATAAAAAAAATGGGTTCATTTGAAAGTATCTTAAAACTACTACCAGGATTTTCTGGCCTTGGAAATATTGATGTGGATGAAAGTAATTTTAAAAGAATTGAAGCTATTATAAACTCAATGACACCACTAGAACGAACTAATTATAAAATTTTAAATGCAAGTAGAAAAAGACGTATAGCAAAAGGTAGTGGCACATCAGTTTCTGAAGTAAACAAATTAATACAACAACTTCAACAAATGAATAAAATGATGAAAAAATTCAAAAAACAGTTTTCAGGCAAAGATAAAATAGACAAAAATATGTTAAAAAATCTTTTTAGATAA
- a CDS encoding AAA family ATPase, which translates to MKLALNTEFKKAIDLATNSSKNLFITGKAGTGKSTFLKYLINELLFDAVVLAPTGVAAINIGGETIHSFFNFPINITPDKIPDLFIYDYEIYKYVNTIIIDEISMVRADLLDCIDLFLKRVKNPKLPFGGTKMIFIGDLYQLPPVLTNHQKKAFNMEYESPYFFSAKVFKEMDMEFIEFETIYRQSDKLFIDILNRIRNNTVTDEDIKIINSRVQDKIDNDDGYIYITTVNKKAEEINNQKLDKLKGKLYKLNGTLKGNFDENSLPTPKNLHLKIGAQVMLLNNAPDRMWVNGTIGTITNIFPDEMIIELALENGNIVEITPFKWDMIKFTYDKKEKKMLSETIGSYTQFPLKLAYAITVHKSQGKTFHKVIIDTSRHFFAPGQFYVALSRCTSLDGIILTKKITKNSIILDKKVVNFLTNFQYQLSEKKTPLEEKISILKRAIERNSPLEIVYLKTKDEKSKRVIIPKEVGEMVYSGKSFMGLKGFCTMRNDERVFRIDRILEIKEIND; encoded by the coding sequence GTGAAATTAGCTCTAAATACAGAATTTAAAAAAGCTATAGACCTTGCTACAAACTCATCAAAGAACCTTTTTATAACAGGAAAAGCTGGCACTGGGAAATCAACCTTTTTAAAATATCTTATAAATGAACTACTCTTCGATGCCGTAGTTCTTGCACCCACTGGAGTTGCAGCAATAAATATAGGTGGAGAAACTATACACTCTTTTTTCAATTTTCCTATAAATATTACTCCTGATAAAATCCCCGATTTATTTATATATGATTATGAGATATATAAATATGTGAATACAATCATTATTGACGAAATCTCTATGGTAAGAGCTGACTTATTAGATTGCATAGACCTGTTTTTAAAAAGGGTCAAAAATCCTAAGCTCCCATTTGGTGGCACAAAGATGATATTTATTGGGGACTTATATCAACTCCCTCCAGTTTTAACTAACCATCAAAAAAAAGCTTTTAATATGGAATATGAGTCACCTTATTTCTTCAGTGCAAAAGTTTTTAAAGAAATGGATATGGAGTTTATTGAATTTGAAACGATTTACAGACAATCTGATAAACTTTTCATCGATATATTAAATAGAATCCGCAATAATACAGTCACCGACGAAGATATCAAAATTATAAATTCAAGAGTACAGGATAAAATAGATAATGACGATGGATATATTTACATAACTACGGTCAACAAAAAAGCTGAAGAAATAAATAATCAAAAGCTTGATAAACTCAAAGGGAAATTATACAAACTAAATGGAACACTAAAAGGTAATTTTGATGAAAATAGCCTCCCTACCCCAAAAAATCTACACTTAAAAATAGGAGCTCAGGTTATGCTTTTAAATAATGCTCCTGATAGGATGTGGGTAAATGGAACAATTGGCACAATAACTAATATCTTCCCTGATGAGATGATAATAGAACTTGCACTTGAAAATGGTAATATTGTTGAAATAACACCTTTTAAATGGGATATGATAAAATTTACATACGACAAAAAAGAAAAAAAGATGTTAAGTGAAACTATAGGCTCTTACACACAATTTCCTCTAAAACTTGCTTATGCAATAACGGTACATAAAAGCCAAGGGAAAACTTTTCACAAAGTTATCATTGACACCAGCAGACATTTTTTTGCACCAGGCCAGTTTTATGTTGCATTGAGCAGGTGTACCTCACTAGATGGTATCATCCTTACAAAAAAAATAACTAAAAATAGTATCATATTAGATAAAAAAGTTGTTAACTTTCTAACAAATTTTCAATATCAACTTTCTGAAAAGAAGACCCCTTTAGAAGAAAAAATAAGTATCTTAAAAAGAGCTATAGAAAGAAATTCCCCTTTAGAAATTGTTTATCTAAAAACAAAAGATGAAAAATCAAAAAGGGTAATAATACCAAAAGAGGTGGGGGAAATGGTATATTCAGGTAAATCTTTTATGGGACTTAAAGGGTTTTGTACAATGAGAAATGATGAGCGAGTTTTTCGAATAGATAGAATTTTAGAAATAAAAGAAATAAATGATTGA
- a CDS encoding M24 family metallopeptidase, with product MIKTPKNELIRRLDFFKNAMNRFEPEWEIAVLFDKINIFYFTGTMQNGTLFIQRDGDSYFFIRRNFDRAVAESEFENLIPIKSFRDIHQYIKKIPETVYISKDSTPISVFERFNKYFNFKTVKSSDLAINYTRSIKSDYEMQFILEAGKIHQITKEEIVPKLLVEGMTEFDFARLLLNEMLKLGHQGITRIKSFNGELYLGNICFGENSNYFNSFDGPGGLKGVCPAVPLFGNRETILTKDMLVHVDTACGYMGYYTDKTSIYFTGKTPSHVLDQHKKCVEIQNMVAEMLKPGNTPAEIYEKVMSKLDDDFLYGFMGYKSNQVKFLGHGIGLHVDEFPAIAKGFELPLEENMVLAVEPKKSIDGVGMVGPENTYIVTKNGGKCITGTIHNIIEVFI from the coding sequence ATGATTAAAACGCCTAAAAATGAATTGATTAGAAGACTAGATTTTTTTAAAAATGCTATGAACAGATTTGAGCCAGAATGGGAGATTGCTGTTTTATTTGATAAAATAAATATTTTCTATTTTACAGGGACTATGCAAAATGGTACCCTTTTTATACAACGAGATGGAGATTCGTATTTTTTTATTAGAAGAAACTTTGATAGAGCTGTTGCAGAATCAGAGTTTGAAAATTTAATACCCATAAAAAGTTTTAGAGACATACATCAATATATTAAAAAGATACCCGAAACAGTTTATATTAGCAAAGATTCCACACCTATTTCCGTTTTTGAAAGATTTAATAAGTATTTCAATTTTAAAACAGTTAAATCATCTGACTTAGCAATAAACTATACAAGATCTATCAAAAGCGATTATGAAATGCAATTTATCTTGGAAGCGGGAAAAATACATCAGATTACAAAAGAAGAAATAGTTCCCAAGCTTTTAGTAGAAGGTATGACCGAATTTGATTTTGCTAGGCTCCTTTTAAACGAAATGTTAAAGCTTGGGCACCAAGGTATAACCAGAATAAAATCATTTAACGGTGAACTTTATCTTGGAAATATATGTTTTGGTGAAAATTCAAACTATTTCAACTCATTTGATGGCCCTGGCGGTTTAAAAGGGGTATGTCCAGCTGTGCCTCTGTTTGGAAACAGAGAAACTATATTAACAAAGGACATGCTTGTTCATGTAGATACTGCCTGTGGTTATATGGGATATTATACAGATAAAACATCTATATATTTCACAGGCAAAACACCTAGTCATGTATTGGATCAACACAAAAAATGCGTTGAAATTCAAAATATGGTTGCTGAAATGTTAAAACCTGGAAATACCCCCGCAGAAATTTATGAAAAAGTGATGTCTAAATTAGATGACGACTTTTTATATGGATTTATGGGTTATAAATCTAATCAGGTCAAATTTTTAGGACACGGTATAGGTCTTCATGTTGATGAATTTCCAGCAATAGCAAAAGGTTTTGAACTACCTTTGGAAGAAAATATGGTTTTAGCTGTAGAACCAAAGAAAAGTATAGATGGAGTTGGAATGGTGGGTCCAGAAAATACATACATAGTTACAAAAAACGGTGGGAAATGTATTACAGGAACAATTCATAATATAATAGAAGTTTTTATTTAG
- a CDS encoding sigma-70 family RNA polymerase sigma factor, whose amino-acid sequence MDFELDKELENIEEITNDVPTDDLESITIYLNEIIKYPTLSKEEEIELSKRIEQGDEEAKNLMINCNLKLVVSIAKKYNNRGLQLIDLINEGNIGLIKAVEKFDYRKGFKFSTYATWWIRQAIERALVNQTKMVRIPVHMNENINKVKKATEKLRRKLKREPTLFELSTECNMSLLTIQKTIDAMQQNISIDGTINEDDNSTLHDILPDPESKADPFKKIVQEKNRELIMNWIECLNENEKELIIKRFGLDGKEPETLDKIGKRLGVTRERVRQIEKRILTKLRNHLKTKNIKLEELL is encoded by the coding sequence ATGGACTTTGAATTAGATAAAGAACTTGAAAACATAGAGGAAATTACAAATGACGTACCTACAGATGATTTAGAATCCATAACAATCTATTTAAACGAAATAATAAAATATCCAACCCTTTCAAAAGAGGAAGAGATAGAGCTTTCTAAAAGGATTGAACAAGGGGATGAGGAAGCAAAAAACTTAATGATTAATTGTAACCTTAAACTTGTCGTTTCAATAGCCAAAAAATACAACAATAGAGGTTTACAATTAATAGATTTAATTAATGAAGGGAATATAGGTTTGATAAAAGCTGTAGAAAAATTTGATTATAGAAAAGGGTTTAAATTTAGCACATATGCTACCTGGTGGATAAGACAAGCAATAGAACGTGCTCTTGTTAATCAAACGAAAATGGTCAGAATACCTGTTCATATGAACGAAAATATTAACAAAGTAAAAAAAGCTACAGAAAAATTGAGGAGAAAGTTAAAAAGAGAGCCCACCCTGTTTGAACTTTCAACAGAGTGTAATATGTCTCTTTTAACAATACAAAAAACTATAGACGCAATGCAGCAAAATATTTCAATAGATGGCACAATAAATGAAGATGACAATAGCACATTACACGACATACTCCCTGACCCTGAAAGTAAAGCCGACCCATTTAAAAAGATTGTTCAAGAAAAAAACAGAGAATTAATAATGAACTGGATCGAATGCTTAAATGAAAACGAAAAAGAACTTATCATAAAAAGATTTGGGCTTGATGGTAAAGAACCTGAAACATTGGATAAGATTGGGAAAAGATTAGGTGTTACAAGAGAAAGGGTGAGACAGATTGAAAAACGGATATTAACAAAACTTAGAAATCATTTAAAAACTAAAAACATAAAGCTGGAGGAACTCTTATGA
- a CDS encoding TIGR00725 family protein — protein sequence MKTVSIIGQSIYNEEICQIAETTGEIMAQKGYAVTTGGLSGVMEYALKGAKNYNGITIGIIPSYNKNDANKYCDIIIPTGLNHARNILVVSSGDIVISIGGEFGTVSEIAIALKMNKPLYSYKSPFDHKNNFLDKYQFLQTIRAL from the coding sequence GTGAAAACTGTATCAATAATCGGACAATCAATCTATAACGAAGAAATCTGTCAGATTGCAGAAACAACTGGTGAAATAATGGCTCAAAAAGGTTATGCCGTAACCACTGGTGGTTTAAGTGGGGTAATGGAATATGCTTTAAAAGGGGCTAAAAATTACAACGGTATCACAATAGGGATCATACCATCTTACAATAAAAATGACGCTAATAAATATTGTGATATAATTATCCCTACAGGACTAAATCACGCTAGAAATATTTTAGTTGTGTCATCAGGTGATATTGTTATCTCAATTGGGGGAGAATTTGGAACAGTTTCTGAAATTGCTATTGCACTAAAAATGAATAAACCTTTATACAGCTATAAATCACCTTTTGACCACAAAAATAATTTTTTAGATAAATACCAATTTTTACAGACTATAAGAGCGTTATAA
- a CDS encoding protein-L-isoaspartate(D-aspartate) O-methyltransferase codes for MRIPEYFLKEIIAPACNNERIVEAFKKVPRHLFIDDALIKLAYKDDALPIGYGQTISKPSTVAKMTAILDPQPNDKVLEIGTGSGFQAAILSKLVSEVYTVERIPALYRRATTIIRKLYIHNVKFKIDNGKVGWEEYAPYDKIIVTAGAELLPEELLNQLKDGGRLVIPINNTLKLYIKESNKLIKKNISECKFVKFVF; via the coding sequence ATGAGAATCCCAGAATATTTTCTAAAAGAAATAATTGCTCCTGCCTGTAATAACGAGCGAATTGTAGAAGCCTTTAAAAAAGTCCCAAGACATCTTTTCATAGATGATGCTTTAATAAAACTAGCTTATAAAGATGATGCTCTCCCAATAGGTTATGGTCAGACAATTTCAAAGCCATCAACTGTAGCTAAAATGACAGCTATTTTAGATCCACAACCTAATGACAAAGTTTTGGAAATAGGCACAGGTTCTGGATTTCAAGCAGCTATCCTTTCTAAACTCGTTTCAGAAGTTTATACTGTAGAAAGGATCCCAGCATTATACAGAAGGGCAACAACAATCATTAGAAAGCTTTATATACATAATGTAAAGTTTAAAATAGATAACGGTAAAGTTGGCTGGGAAGAATACGCCCCTTATGATAAAATCATTGTCACCGCTGGAGCTGAATTATTACCTGAAGAGTTGCTAAATCAATTAAAAGATGGTGGTAGATTAGTTATCCCAATAAATAATACTTTAAAATTATATATAAAAGAGAGTAACAAACTTATTAAAAAAAATATTTCTGAATGTAAGTTCGTCAAATTTGTTTTTTAA